In one Caballeronia sp. M1242 genomic region, the following are encoded:
- the gndA gene encoding NADP-dependent phosphogluconate dehydrogenase: MSKQAIGVVGLAVMGSNLALNIESRGHAVSVYNRSRARTDELIAEHPDKKLVPTYTLEEFVQSLETPRRILMMVKAGAGTDDTIAALRPLLEKGDILIDGGNTHFTDTIRRNQDLAKSGLHFIGTGVSGGEEGALKGPSIMPGGQKEAYELVAPILTEIAAKAPDGEPCVAYMGPDGAGHFVKMVHNGIEYGDMQLIAESYDVLKRVAGLSNEELGKVYVEWNQGELDSYLIEITSKIFSKKDEETGKDLVDVILDRAAQKGTGKWTSQNALDLGAPLPLITEAVFARVLSSLKDQRVAASKVLSGPTPKFDGDRAAFIESVRRALYLSKIVSYAQGFAQLRAASEEYNWNLQYGEIAKIFRAGCIIRARFLQKITDAYATNKDLANLLLDPYFSDIAAKYQDALRDVVVAAVKAGIPVPAFSSAIAYFDAYRSERLPANLVQAQRDFFGAHTFERTDKAGSFHANWA; encoded by the coding sequence ATGAGCAAACAAGCTATCGGCGTGGTGGGTCTCGCCGTCATGGGCAGCAATCTGGCCTTGAACATCGAGAGCCGCGGGCACGCTGTGTCGGTCTACAACCGCAGCCGCGCCAGAACCGACGAACTGATTGCCGAACACCCCGACAAGAAGCTCGTGCCCACGTACACGCTCGAAGAGTTCGTGCAGTCGCTCGAAACGCCGCGCCGCATTCTGATGATGGTGAAAGCCGGCGCCGGCACCGACGACACCATCGCGGCGCTGCGTCCGCTGCTGGAGAAGGGCGACATCCTCATCGACGGCGGCAACACGCATTTCACCGACACCATCCGCCGCAATCAGGACCTCGCGAAGTCGGGGCTGCATTTCATCGGCACGGGCGTGTCCGGCGGCGAGGAAGGCGCGCTGAAAGGGCCGTCGATCATGCCGGGCGGACAGAAGGAAGCGTACGAATTGGTCGCCCCGATCCTCACTGAAATCGCCGCGAAAGCGCCGGACGGCGAGCCGTGCGTCGCCTACATGGGCCCGGACGGCGCGGGCCATTTCGTGAAGATGGTGCACAACGGCATCGAGTACGGCGACATGCAGCTGATCGCCGAAAGCTACGATGTGCTGAAGCGCGTCGCGGGGCTGTCGAACGAAGAGTTGGGCAAGGTCTATGTCGAGTGGAACCAGGGCGAGCTGGACAGCTACCTGATCGAGATCACGTCAAAGATTTTCTCGAAGAAGGACGAGGAAACAGGCAAGGATTTGGTCGATGTCATTCTGGATCGCGCGGCGCAAAAGGGCACGGGCAAGTGGACGAGCCAGAACGCGCTGGATCTCGGCGCGCCGCTGCCGCTGATTACGGAAGCGGTGTTTGCGCGCGTGCTGTCGTCGCTGAAGGATCAGCGCGTGGCGGCGAGCAAGGTGCTGTCGGGGCCGACGCCGAAGTTCGACGGCGATCGCGCGGCGTTCATCGAGTCGGTGCGGCGTGCGCTGTATCTGTCGAAGATCGTTTCTTATGCGCAGGGCTTCGCGCAGTTGCGCGCGGCGTCGGAAGAGTACAACTGGAATCTGCAATACGGCGAGATCGCGAAGATTTTCCGGGCGGGCTGCATTATTCGCGCGCGCTTTTTGCAGAAGATCACGGATGCTTATGCGACGAATAAAGACCTCGCGAATCTGCTGCTCGATCCTTATTTCAGCGATATTGCCGCGAAGTATCAGGACGCATTGCGCGATGTCGTCGTCGCGGCGGTGAAGGCGGGTATTCCGGTGCCGGCGTTTTCATCAGCGATTGCGTATTTCGATGCGTATCGGTCGGAGCGGCTGCCGGCGAATCTGGTGCAGGCGCAGCGGGACTTCTTCGGCGCGCATACGTTCGAGCGGACGGATAAGGCGGGGAGCTTTCACGCCAATTGGGCGTGA
- the panE gene encoding 2-dehydropantoate 2-reductase, translating into MRILVVGAGAIGGYFGARLLEAGRDVTFLVRERRAKRLRASGLKVRSPEGDLTFANPPIVLAQDIHQPFDLILLSCKAYDLQGAIDSFAPAVGPDTAILPLLNGMAHLDALDARFEAANVLGGQCVIAATLDAEGTIVHLNNMQSMTIGERAGGRTPRIDAIAQQLGGARFELNVSENVLQSMWDKWVFLATLASGTCLMRAPIGDIVAAPAGEELLRRLFDECRGIAADNGHAPGDAVLARARAFFSERGSQMTASMLRDIENNAPIEADHIVGDLLARRKSAVDVSSSVLATAYAHLKAYEARRARASQA; encoded by the coding sequence ATGCGGATTCTGGTCGTGGGCGCGGGGGCGATCGGCGGTTATTTCGGCGCGCGGCTTTTGGAAGCGGGCAGGGACGTGACCTTCCTCGTGCGTGAACGCCGCGCCAAGCGGCTGCGCGCAAGCGGCCTGAAGGTGCGAAGCCCTGAAGGCGATTTGACGTTCGCGAATCCGCCTATCGTTCTCGCGCAGGATATCCATCAGCCTTTCGATCTCATTCTGCTGAGTTGCAAAGCCTACGATCTGCAAGGCGCGATCGATTCCTTCGCGCCCGCCGTCGGTCCCGACACGGCCATCTTGCCGCTCCTGAACGGCATGGCTCATCTCGATGCGCTCGACGCGCGCTTCGAAGCCGCGAACGTGCTCGGCGGCCAATGCGTGATTGCCGCGACGCTCGATGCCGAAGGCACCATCGTGCATTTGAACAACATGCAGTCGATGACCATCGGCGAGCGCGCGGGCGGCCGGACGCCGCGCATCGACGCCATCGCGCAGCAACTCGGCGGCGCGCGCTTCGAACTGAATGTGAGCGAGAACGTCCTCCAGTCGATGTGGGACAAGTGGGTCTTTCTCGCGACGCTCGCGAGCGGCACGTGTCTGATGCGCGCGCCGATCGGCGACATCGTGGCCGCGCCGGCCGGCGAAGAGCTGCTGCGACGGCTGTTCGACGAATGCCGCGGCATCGCCGCCGACAACGGCCACGCGCCCGGCGACGCGGTGCTCGCGCGTGCGCGTGCGTTCTTCTCCGAGCGCGGCTCGCAGATGACAGCCTCCATGCTGCGCGATATTGAGAACAACGCGCCGATCGAAGCGGACCATATCGTCGGCGATCTGCTGGCGCGGCGAAAGTCGGCGGTGGATGTGTCGTCGTCCGTGCTGGCTACGGCGTATGCGCATCTGAAGGCATACGAAGCAAGGCGGGCGCGCGCTTCTCAGGCATGA
- a CDS encoding chromate transporter — translation MPPDSARPTIPELFLGFLTLGLTAFGGALPLARREIVERRKWLDAEAFTDLLGLCQFLPGGNVINLSVAVGMRFRGVPGAIAGLLGLLVGPSLIVIGLGVIYQRTHQDPRVAHLFAGLAAAAAGLLIAMAVKLLWPLRKKPEAAAVALVMFAGIALLRTPLLPSMLVLTPISVLIAWKVRR, via the coding sequence ATGCCACCGGATTCCGCCCGTCCCACGATTCCCGAACTTTTCTTAGGTTTTCTGACGCTCGGCCTCACGGCGTTTGGCGGCGCGCTGCCGCTCGCGCGACGCGAGATCGTCGAGCGCCGCAAATGGCTCGACGCCGAAGCCTTCACCGATTTGCTCGGCCTCTGTCAGTTCCTGCCGGGCGGCAACGTGATCAATCTATCCGTGGCTGTCGGCATGCGCTTTCGCGGCGTGCCGGGCGCGATTGCCGGTCTGCTCGGTCTGCTCGTCGGGCCGTCGCTGATCGTGATCGGGCTCGGCGTCATCTACCAACGCACGCATCAGGACCCGCGCGTCGCGCATCTCTTCGCCGGGCTCGCGGCGGCCGCGGCGGGACTCTTGATCGCGATGGCCGTGAAGCTGCTCTGGCCGCTGCGCAAGAAGCCGGAGGCCGCCGCCGTCGCGCTCGTGATGTTCGCTGGCATCGCGTTGCTGCGCACGCCGCTGCTCCCGTCGATGCTCGTGCTCACGCCCATTTCGGTGCTGATCGCCTGGAAGGTGCGCCGATGA
- a CDS encoding chromate transporter, with the protein MKDDLFSLATIFSQLSLLAFGGGNTILPEMQRQVVQVHHWMTKADFSALFALAQAAPGPNMMVVTLIGWHVAGWPGVLVTSLAKFGPSSLVTILALHAWERFKDRPWRRYVQLGLVPITVGLVAASALLIAEASDRAAVLVGITAVVAVLAYRTKLHPLWLLAGGALIGMSGFGQ; encoded by the coding sequence ATGAAAGACGATCTGTTCTCGCTCGCGACCATCTTCAGCCAGTTGTCGTTGCTCGCGTTCGGCGGCGGCAACACCATCCTGCCGGAGATGCAGCGGCAGGTCGTGCAGGTGCATCACTGGATGACGAAGGCGGATTTCTCCGCGCTCTTCGCGCTCGCGCAGGCCGCGCCGGGGCCGAACATGATGGTCGTCACGCTGATCGGCTGGCATGTCGCGGGATGGCCGGGCGTGCTGGTGACGTCGCTCGCGAAGTTCGGGCCGTCGTCGCTCGTGACGATTCTCGCGCTGCACGCGTGGGAGCGCTTCAAGGACCGCCCGTGGCGGCGCTATGTGCAGCTCGGGCTCGTGCCGATTACCGTCGGACTCGTCGCGGCGAGCGCGCTTTTGATTGCGGAGGCGTCGGACCGCGCGGCGGTGCTCGTCGGCATCACGGCGGTCGTCGCGGTGCTCGCGTACAGGACGAAGCTGCATCCGCTGTGGCTGCTCGCGGGCGGCGCGCTGATCGGGATGTCGGGCTTCGGGCAGTGA
- a CDS encoding thioredoxin family protein, whose amino-acid sequence MTMTTEYAKTAPDRSEIDAMTAPTVVEFGTDWCGFCRAAQPLIAQAFQAHRGVHHIKIEDGSGRPLGRSFRVKLWPTLIFMLEGKEVARLVRPGDVGEIRDALALIDEPLAE is encoded by the coding sequence ATGACCATGACCACCGAATACGCGAAGACCGCGCCCGACCGCAGCGAAATCGACGCGATGACCGCGCCGACCGTCGTCGAGTTCGGCACGGACTGGTGCGGCTTCTGCCGCGCCGCGCAGCCGTTGATTGCGCAGGCGTTTCAGGCGCATCGCGGCGTGCATCACATCAAGATCGAAGATGGCAGCGGCCGGCCGCTCGGCCGATCCTTCCGCGTGAAGCTGTGGCCGACGCTCATCTTCATGCTCGAAGGCAAGGAAGTCGCGCGCCTCGTGCGCCCGGGCGACGTCGGAGAAATTCGCGACGCGCTCGCGCTCATCGACGAGCCGCTCGCCGAATAA
- a CDS encoding FadR/GntR family transcriptional regulator — protein MFEKIPPRALSDTVAQQLQTLIENGSFAATGKLPSEAVLAQEFGVSRTVIREAVSRLKNEGMVEPRQGSGVFIVERAGIRPLRIDYAQAVEPGAVVQILALRRAIEAEVASEAAMHRTNAHMQAIDAALSRIDEAVREGRDGVAEDVAFHREIANATGNPYFLKTLAFLNQYLEAGTVVTRRNEALREDFSRQVREEHAAIADAIRAGDAVAARNAAQTHLINAARRLAEAGIR, from the coding sequence CTGTTCGAAAAGATTCCGCCTCGCGCGTTGTCGGACACGGTCGCGCAGCAATTGCAGACGCTGATCGAGAACGGCAGTTTCGCCGCGACGGGCAAGCTGCCGAGCGAAGCCGTGCTCGCGCAGGAGTTCGGCGTGAGCCGCACGGTGATCCGCGAAGCCGTCTCGCGTCTGAAGAACGAAGGCATGGTCGAGCCGCGGCAGGGCAGCGGCGTGTTCATCGTGGAGCGGGCGGGCATCCGGCCGCTGCGCATCGACTATGCGCAGGCCGTCGAGCCGGGCGCGGTGGTGCAGATTCTCGCGCTGCGTCGCGCCATCGAAGCCGAAGTGGCATCCGAAGCTGCGATGCATCGCACGAACGCGCATATGCAGGCTATCGACGCGGCGCTCAGCCGTATCGACGAAGCCGTGCGCGAGGGGCGCGACGGCGTGGCCGAAGACGTGGCGTTTCATCGCGAGATCGCGAACGCGACCGGCAATCCGTATTTTTTGAAGACGCTCGCTTTTCTCAATCAGTATCTGGAGGCGGGCACGGTCGTCACGCGCCGCAACGAAGCGCTGCGCGAGGACTTCTCGCGGCAGGTGCGCGAGGAGCATGCCGCGATCGCCGACGCCATCCGCGCGGGCGACGCCGTGGCCGCGCGCAACGCCGCGCAGACGCATCTCATCAACGCCGCGCGCCGTCTCGCGGAAGCGGGCATTCGCTAA
- the ltnD gene encoding L-threonate dehydrogenase, whose protein sequence is MSRNVGVIGLGAMGMGVARSLLRAGFAVHACDVRRDVLDAFAAEGGIACASPAELGGKCDVVVTLVVNAAQTEAVLFGDSGAVDAMKPGSVVLACATVAPAFAVQLGERIAQKGVLMLDSPVSGGAAKAASGEMTMMTSGPAAAYAACEDVLDAMAGKVYRLGDAHGAGSKVKIINQLLAGVHIAAAAEAMALGLREGVDPEALYDVITHSAGNSWMFENRVPHILAGDTTPLSAVDIFVKDLGLVLDTARTTKFPLPLSAAAHQMFMMASTAGYGGEDDSSVIKIFPGIELPKGAK, encoded by the coding sequence ATGTCGAGAAACGTCGGAGTCATCGGGCTGGGCGCCATGGGAATGGGCGTCGCGCGCTCACTCTTGCGGGCGGGATTCGCCGTCCATGCGTGCGACGTGCGCCGCGACGTGCTCGACGCCTTCGCTGCGGAAGGCGGCATCGCGTGCGCGTCGCCGGCGGAATTGGGCGGCAAGTGCGATGTCGTCGTGACCCTCGTCGTCAACGCGGCGCAGACGGAAGCCGTGCTGTTTGGCGACTCCGGCGCCGTCGACGCGATGAAGCCGGGCAGCGTCGTGCTGGCCTGCGCGACGGTCGCGCCCGCGTTCGCCGTGCAACTGGGCGAGCGCATCGCGCAAAAAGGCGTGCTGATGCTCGACTCGCCCGTGTCCGGCGGCGCGGCGAAGGCCGCATCCGGCGAAATGACGATGATGACTTCCGGCCCCGCCGCCGCCTACGCCGCGTGCGAAGACGTGCTCGACGCGATGGCCGGCAAGGTGTATCGGCTCGGCGACGCTCACGGCGCGGGCTCGAAGGTCAAGATCATCAATCAACTGCTCGCGGGCGTGCATATCGCGGCGGCCGCCGAAGCGATGGCGCTCGGCCTGCGCGAAGGCGTCGATCCGGAGGCGCTGTACGACGTCATCACGCACAGCGCAGGCAATTCGTGGATGTTCGAGAACCGCGTGCCGCATATCCTCGCGGGCGACACCACGCCGCTTTCCGCCGTCGATATTTTCGTGAAAGACCTGGGCCTCGTGCTCGATACGGCGCGCACCACCAAGTTTCCGCTGCCGCTTTCTGCCGCCGCGCATCAGATGTTCATGATGGCGTCGACGGCCGGGTACGGCGGCGAGGACGATTCCTCGGTCATCAAGATCTTTCCCGGCATCGAGCTTCCGAAAGGGGCGAAGTGA
- the otnI gene encoding 2-oxo-tetronate isomerase — protein MPRFAANLTMMYPENAFLDRFAAAAKDGFKAVEFLFPYDFPAADIKARLTDNGLTQALFNAPPGDWAAGERGIASLPGREDEFRQSIDKALEYTAALGNKKLHVMAGLIAPDQPRDEHGAVYLRNLEYAAKAAQSAGVGIVIEPINTRDIPGFFLNRQDEAQAICDEIGAPNLQVQFDIYHCQIVEGDIAVKLKRDMKRPNAGIGHIQIAGVPDRNEPDIGELNYPYLFELIDSLGYDGWIGCEYRPKAGTSEGLGWLKPYL, from the coding sequence ATGCCTCGCTTCGCCGCGAATCTGACGATGATGTACCCCGAAAACGCGTTCCTCGACCGCTTCGCCGCCGCCGCGAAAGACGGCTTCAAGGCGGTCGAATTCCTGTTCCCATACGACTTCCCCGCCGCCGACATCAAGGCGCGCCTGACCGACAACGGCCTCACGCAGGCGCTTTTCAACGCGCCGCCCGGCGACTGGGCGGCGGGCGAGCGCGGCATCGCGTCGTTGCCGGGGCGCGAGGACGAATTCCGGCAAAGCATCGACAAGGCGCTCGAGTACACGGCCGCGCTCGGCAACAAGAAGCTGCACGTGATGGCCGGCCTCATCGCGCCGGATCAGCCGCGCGACGAGCACGGCGCCGTCTATCTGCGCAATCTCGAATACGCGGCGAAAGCGGCGCAGTCGGCGGGCGTCGGCATCGTGATCGAGCCGATCAACACGCGCGATATTCCCGGCTTCTTCCTGAATCGACAGGACGAGGCGCAAGCCATCTGCGATGAAATCGGCGCGCCGAATCTGCAAGTGCAGTTCGACATCTATCACTGCCAGATCGTCGAAGGCGATATCGCCGTGAAACTCAAGCGCGACATGAAGCGGCCGAACGCCGGCATCGGGCACATTCAGATTGCGGGCGTGCCGGACCGCAACGAGCCGGATATTGGCGAGCTGAACTATCCGTATCTGTTCGAACTGATCGATTCGCTCGGCTACGACGGATGGATCGGCTGCGAATACCGGCCGAAAGCGGGTACGTCCGAAGGTCTCGGCTGGCTGAAGCCTTATCTGTGA
- the denD gene encoding D-erythronate dehydrogenase — MKILITGGAGFLGQRLAKRLLARGTLDGQPVTELLLLDVARPADAQLLADPRVRAETGDIAERAVLERCIDGETRAIFHLAAIVSGQAEAEFDLGMRINLDASRMLLEVCRASGHAPRVVFTSSVAVYGGVLPDIVQDDTALNPQTSYGTQKAIAELLLCDYSRRGFVDGRVLRLPTISVRPGKPNAAASSFASGIIREPLNGERSVCPVDGDTRLWLLSPKSAVDALIAGCEIDRAEFGMRPIINLPGLSVSVNEMVAALREVAGDEVVSRIDWQRDERIAKIVASWPGAWDTSRAQQLGLTGDRSFADVIRAYIEEMRG, encoded by the coding sequence ATGAAAATTCTGATCACGGGCGGCGCGGGCTTCCTCGGCCAACGGCTCGCCAAGCGGTTGCTTGCGCGCGGCACGCTCGACGGCCAGCCGGTCACCGAACTGCTGCTGCTCGACGTGGCGCGTCCCGCCGACGCGCAGCTGCTCGCCGACCCGCGCGTGCGCGCCGAAACCGGCGACATCGCGGAGCGCGCGGTGCTGGAACGCTGCATCGACGGGGAGACGCGCGCCATCTTTCATCTCGCGGCCATCGTCTCCGGTCAGGCCGAAGCGGAGTTCGATCTCGGCATGCGCATCAATCTGGACGCATCGCGCATGCTGCTCGAAGTGTGCCGCGCGTCGGGGCACGCGCCGCGCGTCGTGTTCACGAGCTCGGTCGCGGTGTATGGCGGCGTGCTGCCGGACATCGTGCAGGACGACACGGCGCTGAACCCGCAAACGTCGTATGGAACGCAGAAGGCCATTGCCGAACTGCTCCTCTGCGATTACTCGCGGCGCGGCTTCGTGGATGGCCGCGTGCTGCGGCTGCCGACCATCAGCGTGCGGCCGGGCAAGCCGAACGCGGCGGCGTCGTCGTTCGCGAGCGGCATCATTCGCGAGCCGCTGAACGGCGAACGCTCGGTGTGTCCGGTGGACGGCGACACGCGGCTGTGGCTGCTTTCGCCGAAGAGCGCCGTCGATGCGCTGATCGCCGGCTGCGAGATCGATCGCGCCGAGTTCGGCATGCGGCCGATCATCAATCTGCCGGGGTTGTCGGTGAGCGTGAACGAGATGGTCGCGGCGCTGCGCGAAGTGGCGGGCGACGAGGTCGTGTCGCGCATCGACTGGCAGCGCGACGAGCGCATCGCGAAGATCGTCGCAAGCTGGCCGGGCGCGTGGGATACGTCGCGCGCCCAGCAATTGGGACTGACGGGCGACCGGTCGTTCGCTGACGTGATTCGCGCTTATATCGAGGAAATGCGCGGGTAG
- a CDS encoding DedA family protein/thiosulfate sulfurtransferase GlpE, translating into MLHQLVDRFGPAIVFINVMGSALGLPVPAMPTMIIVGASTALMAVNGGAFWPPLAGVLAVAVLGGVLGDLVWFQGGRKYGDRTLKTICKLSLSRDTCVKKTERFFGRWGVRILLVAKFIPGLSLVSVPLAGAMGVRLRSFVLHDGAGVALWSAVGLSVGVVFAAELEMVFAMISRLGRQAVIVVAVLLAVYVTYRWWRRRTLMATLEKARISVDDLYALMHGDPLPVIFDIRSAEKRMLDPYVIPGALFADERELQKIIENYDKDRKLVIYCSCPNEVSAAWMAKTLRNAGFRDVLPLTGGLDAWRLAGFEVAKLTEFGEIVAATPEEAEQMANTCSLPMVRDAASPNTSSANMTSAPLHEPGLPHGDHA; encoded by the coding sequence TTGCTCCACCAGCTAGTCGATCGTTTCGGCCCGGCGATCGTTTTCATCAACGTCATGGGCTCCGCGCTCGGGCTGCCCGTGCCCGCCATGCCGACGATGATCATCGTCGGTGCATCCACCGCGCTCATGGCCGTGAACGGCGGAGCGTTCTGGCCGCCGCTCGCGGGCGTGCTGGCCGTCGCCGTGCTGGGCGGCGTGCTCGGCGATCTCGTCTGGTTTCAGGGCGGGCGCAAGTACGGCGACCGCACGCTCAAGACCATCTGCAAGCTGTCGCTCTCGCGCGATACCTGCGTGAAGAAGACCGAACGCTTCTTCGGACGCTGGGGCGTGCGCATTCTGCTCGTCGCGAAGTTCATCCCCGGTCTGTCGCTCGTCTCGGTGCCGCTCGCGGGCGCGATGGGCGTGCGGCTGCGCAGCTTCGTCCTGCACGACGGCGCGGGCGTCGCGTTGTGGAGCGCGGTCGGTCTCTCCGTCGGCGTGGTGTTCGCGGCGGAACTGGAAATGGTCTTCGCGATGATCTCGCGGCTCGGACGCCAGGCGGTGATCGTGGTCGCGGTGCTGCTCGCCGTCTACGTGACGTACCGCTGGTGGCGCCGCCGCACGCTCATGGCGACGCTGGAGAAAGCGCGCATCTCGGTGGACGATCTCTACGCGCTGATGCACGGCGACCCGCTACCCGTCATCTTCGATATCCGCTCGGCGGAAAAGCGCATGCTCGACCCGTACGTGATTCCGGGCGCGCTGTTCGCGGACGAGCGCGAGTTGCAGAAGATCATCGAGAACTACGACAAGGACCGCAAGCTCGTCATCTATTGCTCGTGCCCGAACGAAGTGTCCGCCGCATGGATGGCGAAGACGCTGCGCAACGCGGGCTTTCGCGATGTCCTGCCGCTCACGGGCGGCCTCGACGCATGGCGGCTCGCCGGCTTCGAAGTGGCGAAGCTGACGGAGTTCGGCGAAATCGTCGCGGCGACGCCGGAGGAAGCGGAGCAAATGGCCAATACGTGCTCGCTGCCGATGGTGCGAGATGCGGCGTCGCCCAACACTTCGTCCGCCAACATGACGTCGGCGCCCCTGCATGAACCCGGCCTACCTCACGGAGATCACGCATGA
- a CDS encoding FAD-dependent oxidoreductase yields the protein MSTTPNSDRATQMPNVVAWSPGMPPPDDSGTPAPAAAAAPEAESAPFSPLQTRAHQMFPRLTDDEIQRMSRFGEAARWRAGEWMFRTGEVGRGMVVILKGLVRVTRRDALGKTHIVVEHGAGHFLAEVAQLSGKPCLVDGMAAEDVEGFVIPPERLRALLVAEAELGERIMRALILRRVGLIEKGSGPVLLGQADDGRLISLQGFFRRNGYPHTVIDANTDPDAIALLERISASTADFPLVICPDGTVLRAPDENQVATQLGWLPEFDSNHVYDVAIVGAGPAGLATAVYAASEGLSVAVFDCRAPGGQAGASSRIENYLGFPTGISGQALAGRAFVQAQKFGAHIAIPTRIKALHCGESPIQIELENGTRVATQTVVIASGAAYRRPAIEGLERYEGRGTYYWASPVEAKLCKNADVVLVGGGNSAGQAAVYLASHARHVDVLIRGASLSASMSHYLVERIGSLPNVTVRTHTQIVSLEGDDRVLTAINCKTPDGPLRLESRHLFLFTGADPNTDWLRDCSVNTDAKGFVLTGPEAHEGRTEGVMGLETSVPGVFAIGDVRSSSTKRVAAAVGEGAAVVSQIHALLAQREVASVAGT from the coding sequence ATGAGCACCACCCCGAACAGCGATCGCGCCACGCAGATGCCGAATGTCGTGGCGTGGAGTCCGGGCATGCCGCCGCCGGACGATTCGGGCACGCCGGCGCCTGCCGCCGCAGCCGCGCCCGAAGCGGAGAGCGCGCCGTTTTCGCCGCTGCAAACGCGGGCGCACCAGATGTTTCCGCGTCTCACCGACGACGAGATTCAGCGCATGTCCCGCTTCGGCGAGGCGGCGCGCTGGCGCGCGGGCGAGTGGATGTTCCGCACGGGCGAAGTCGGGCGCGGCATGGTGGTCATCCTTAAGGGGCTCGTGCGCGTCACGCGGCGCGATGCGCTCGGCAAGACGCATATCGTCGTCGAACACGGCGCCGGGCATTTTCTCGCGGAAGTGGCGCAGCTTTCCGGCAAGCCGTGCCTGGTCGACGGCATGGCGGCCGAAGATGTCGAAGGCTTCGTGATTCCGCCCGAACGGCTGCGCGCGCTGCTCGTCGCCGAAGCGGAACTCGGCGAGCGCATCATGCGCGCGCTGATCCTGCGGCGCGTCGGGTTGATCGAGAAGGGCAGTGGGCCCGTGTTGCTCGGCCAGGCGGACGATGGCCGGCTCATCTCGCTGCAAGGCTTCTTCCGGCGCAACGGCTATCCGCACACGGTCATCGACGCCAACACCGACCCGGACGCCATCGCGCTCTTGGAGCGCATCTCGGCATCCACGGCGGATTTTCCGCTCGTCATTTGTCCGGACGGCACGGTGTTGCGCGCGCCCGATGAGAATCAGGTAGCGACGCAGCTCGGCTGGCTGCCCGAGTTCGATTCGAACCACGTCTACGATGTCGCGATCGTCGGCGCAGGGCCGGCCGGTCTTGCGACAGCCGTTTATGCGGCGTCCGAAGGATTGTCGGTGGCCGTGTTCGATTGCCGCGCGCCGGGCGGTCAGGCGGGCGCGAGCTCCCGCATCGAAAACTATCTCGGCTTTCCGACCGGCATCTCCGGTCAGGCGCTCGCGGGGCGGGCGTTCGTGCAGGCGCAGAAGTTCGGCGCTCACATCGCCATTCCGACGCGCATCAAGGCGCTGCATTGCGGCGAGTCGCCCATTCAAATCGAGCTGGAAAACGGCACGCGCGTCGCCACGCAGACGGTCGTGATCGCGTCGGGTGCGGCGTACCGGCGGCCGGCCATCGAAGGGCTGGAACGTTACGAGGGCCGTGGCACGTACTACTGGGCGTCGCCGGTGGAGGCGAAGCTCTGCAAGAACGCGGACGTCGTGCTGGTGGGCGGCGGCAATTCGGCGGGGCAGGCGGCGGTGTATCTCGCATCGCACGCGCGTCACGTCGACGTGCTGATTCGCGGCGCGAGTCTCTCGGCGAGCATGTCGCACTATCTGGTCGAGCGTATCGGCTCGTTGCCCAACGTGACGGTACGCACGCATACGCAGATCGTCTCGCTGGAAGGCGATGACCGCGTGCTCACGGCCATCAACTGCAAGACGCCGGATGGGCCGCTGAGACTCGAATCGCGGCATCTGTTCCTGTTTACCGGCGCGGACCCGAACACCGACTGGCTGCGCGATTGCAGCGTGAATACGGATGCAAAAGGCTTCGTGCTGACCGGACCCGAGGCGCACGAGGGACGCACCGAAGGCGTGATGGGACTGGAGACGAGCGTGCCGGGCGTGTTCGCCATCGGCGACGTGCGCTCCAGTTCGACCAAGCGCGTGGCGGCGGCCGTGGGCGAAGGCGCGGCGGTCGTCTCGCAGATTCACGCGTTGCTGGCGCAGCGCGAAGTGGCGAGCGTCGCTGGAACGTGA